TAAACCGTCAGTTAGTGGGGTGTGTAACTGATAAACTGTGTGCTCTGTCTGCAGGACGACGAGGAGTGGAAGGAGTTTGAGGCAAAGGAGGTGGACTACAGTGGACTCAGACTGCAGGCTCTGCAGATAAGGTAAAACTGAACATAAGGGGGGACAGGGTCACATTCATTCAGTAGGCACTACCCAAATGACATGTTAAATGTCTGTACTAGTGTCACATTTTTTGTTGATTGGGTTTTCTCTGGCGATTGTGGCAGTGATGAGAAGGAGGAAGATGAGTATGAGGAGGAGGTCGGTGAGGATGGAGAGATCATCCTGGTCAGTGGAGACAAAATGTCTGGACCCTGGAACAAATCTGGTGCCCCGCCCCCAGCCGCTGCCCCTGTTGGTGGGTATACTTCTCTCCACTCTATGTATCACTTCCACATTGTCTTtttgtagtgtgtatgtatgtgtacatgtatgtgGGTTACTCCAATAGATATTTTGCCGATTTTACGAATAATGAGCCTTGCCCTTTGTTTTCACTGACTGGTTTGCTTCATCTCTGCTTTTGTCTCTACAGAGGTGGAAGAGGTGCCTGAGTCCAAGCCTTCTGGGGTGTACCGCCCCCCAGGGGCCCGACTGACTACCACAAAGCGTGGCCACAACCAGGGGCCCCCTGAGATATTCAGCGACACACAGTTCCCCTCACTCATGGCCGGCTCCAAACATGTGGAGACACGCAGGTGAGCGAACCTCAACTTCAGATATCACTCATCTTAAGCCTGTTGCATGCTTCCCAGGTGAAAAGTTTGCGCATATATTATGACAATTTTGTGCcgtttttgtttattttgctgTTCAGCATGTTTTTTTAGCTGTTCGTGCACACTAAGGCTGTCCCCAACTGAACAATTCTTGGTTGACCGAAGGTAGTCTTTTATCGATTGGTCTAAATGTTTaaaagtgtatttttccatatagacacatcctatgtgttttaataaaatcaactatatgcattgagcttgtctgatgctttttAAGATTACagtttgatgaaataagacaaatGCCTCAAGAGACCTAGATATCCAGAAGAGAGAAACTTTTCTCCTCCCGCTCCTGCTGGCTTTTGCAGGTcctgccattactctcctgaagttgctggtaataggctacGCTACGTGAGGAGTTggcaacctttctcatgtggaatgccaatttatcttacctgCGTGGCAGTTATGCgacagtttaatttaatttataataaccTCTTCACATCTCAATCATTgtcatgtgttttaataaaaactCAATCCAAATATAAAAGATACAAACCTAAAACGTAACACCTATTGctgttgccaactatgtaaaaatagcctacataaagccaacaaataaaaactttgcagcctgcaggtagaacatTTCctgatataataataataataataataatacaaaatcctataaatcacattagctacacatggcctgtctgcaactaacttgaaacattgtattaaCTTGGGTCCGGTCTGCCCTCAGTTTCCTCTGCCAGTGAGCTCAGGACAGACACAGCagtaggctatttgtgcaagggataagaagcagtgcttgacttgggcaggagctcaccagagCTGAGTAATGGCACCTCAaattttctactgcttgagctcctgttccttttATAGAATATTAACtcaaagtattgtggagctcctgcacctaaatatgaACAATACCAAAATTAGTACAGGAACcaatttcagtccaagtcaagcactaatAAGAAGTaaccaggtaggcctattttacgACTTTTCCATTGGGTCAGAGAATTACATTTCTCCCTTTCACACTGAGTGCTTATCAAAAGGTAGACAGCTGGAAAGACattcaaatacattgaggaactattgtaattctcaatggatgtaaaaacagacttcatttgcttgctgtttgaagtgagaacattactttgagaagctcattagtggtggtgcgttaaggCCAATAAGAAATACGATCAGATCCCCAAATGTGCACATtttatatgcctacatttgcgcgcaggccatgtagcctataggcttactcaacattgacaggagagcTCCAAACAAAAGACTATGACTAAATTGACAACTTGTAAATGAAGGacaacttgtttctcacaagtgtttgcagagtgcacaacTTATGCTACAAtgtgtccactccgacaatgaTAACAGGAAGACTGGGATaataatattgaatgcattatTGTAATTTACTGTAACTAaagtaacaaacattgtagattatgacttaacggtaaatgtactactggtgttatatgtaatggggaattgatatacACTAACAATCTAAcgcaaacaatgaatgtgcacaaattggcgGGAGAGAGCGCATTCTGTAGAGAGAAGTGCATTGTACGTCTGGGTGCATAGTTATTCGAAgtctgcattggccatgcagAATTTGCGGTGATACGGCctcagcagaagtcagggcattcatacttgcGCTTCGTGAAGaagtgcagagctgttgtcaaggaagtgagtttgtgtttccTACAGGATGTACCgaccccacctaccgtcaaccaatcatgtaaaTGCGGAGCTGTATAGAGCCCTCTGCATTGTTACAACGTTTGGGATGGGAATGCAGTACGGAGCTttatttggcctctgcatgcctctggAGGCTACGCAATTGCTTCACACCCTCCATATGGAGTCTCCAaccacattttcagatcaagcataaattagCTTTTAGTCTAggtctccgcaatggattagttcaatgaggtgtgtgtgtgtacaatgcattcggaaagtattcagaccccttgactatttccacatcttgtttacattgcagccttattctaaaattaattaaattcatgtttttcctcatcaatctacacacagtacccaataatgacaaagtgaaaacaggtttttagaataaaaaaacacaaatgcCTTATTTAgttaagt
This region of Salvelinus alpinus chromosome 8, SLU_Salpinus.1, whole genome shotgun sequence genomic DNA includes:
- the LOC139583800 gene encoding protein CDV3 homolog, which produces MADVETGGAAPEKSLDDFFAKRDKKKKKEKGGKGKEVPSGPTPIVLKKNKKEKEKFGTKNENQDAQPEKDDEEWKEFEAKEVDYSGLRLQALQISDEKEEDEYEEEVGEDGEIILVSGDKMSGPWNKSGAPPPAAAPVEVEEVPESKPSGVYRPPGARLTTTKRGHNQGPPEIFSDTQFPSLMAGSKHVETRRDRELEKTFEVVKHKNRGREEGGSGASLQQLELGNQYAILGDK